A genomic window from Actinomycetota bacterium includes:
- the fabZ gene encoding 3-hydroxyacyl-ACP dehydratase FabZ: protein MLEKADIENIIPHRKPFLLIDKVIEIIPGKRIIAIKKVREDEYYFKGHFPRNPIMPGVLIVESMAQAGAVGVMSLPENKNKIALLGGIDKVRFKKIVRPGDELRLDVEIIALKANFGKGKGKAFVNNELACSGEIIFFLSEKEKV from the coding sequence ATTTTAGAAAAAGCTGATATAGAGAACATAATACCTCATAGAAAACCATTTCTCTTGATTGATAAAGTAATAGAAATCATACCTGGGAAAAGAATCATTGCTATAAAAAAAGTAAGAGAAGATGAATATTATTTTAAAGGGCATTTCCCGAGAAACCCAATAATGCCGGGGGTATTGATAGTTGAATCAATGGCACAAGCTGGAGCTGTGGGTGTTATGTCTCTCCCGGAAAATAAAAATAAGATTGCATTATTGGGAGGAATTGACAAGGTGAGATTTAAAAAAATAGTTAGACCAGGCGATGAATTAAGATTAGATGTGGAGATAATAGCTTTAAAGGCTAATTTTGGTAAGGGAAAAGGTAAGGCATTTGTAAATAATGAACTTGCATGTAGTGGAGAAATTATATTCTTTTTATCTGAAAAAGAAAAAGTATAA
- the fabD gene encoding ACP S-malonyltransferase translates to MKEKVAFIFPGQGSQKVGMGKDFYQNFPEIRKYFDIVNEIIGLDIKDICFNGPLEILSHTNITQPAILLISYITAQLIMNEGIYPEVVCGHSLGEYSALTIAGAFSFSDAIKIVKKRGQFMWEANQKSSGAMAAIIGLSPEEVERICKKFSGRFYPANFNSPKQVVISGHKDDLEKVTELFYNKGAKKVIPLSVTVASHTPLISDVGKKMKDELGNINIGDLEIPFLSAVNVEYIKKEKVKEILTKQITSPVLWLDCVKKMIKDGVNYFIEVGPKNILSRLIYRINPEVKTLNVEDIKTLGRTIEELK, encoded by the coding sequence ATGAAAGAAAAAGTTGCTTTTATTTTTCCAGGGCAGGGTTCCCAAAAAGTTGGTATGGGAAAGGATTTTTATCAAAATTTTCCTGAAATTAGAAAATATTTTGATATTGTTAATGAGATAATAGGTCTTGATATAAAAGATATATGTTTTAATGGACCATTGGAAATTCTTTCCCATACCAATATCACACAACCTGCAATATTACTGATTAGTTATATAACTGCTCAATTGATAATGAATGAGGGTATTTATCCTGAGGTTGTTTGTGGTCATAGCTTGGGAGAATATAGCGCATTAACTATCGCTGGAGCCTTTTCTTTTTCTGATGCTATAAAAATAGTTAAAAAAAGAGGTCAATTTATGTGGGAAGCAAATCAAAAATCTTCAGGTGCAATGGCAGCTATTATCGGACTTTCTCCTGAAGAAGTTGAAAGGATTTGTAAGAAATTTAGTGGGAGATTTTATCCTGCAAATTTTAACTCACCAAAGCAAGTAGTAATTAGTGGACATAAGGATGATTTAGAAAAAGTTACAGAGTTATTTTATAATAAGGGTGCTAAAAAAGTTATTCCACTTTCTGTGACAGTCGCTTCTCATACACCACTAATTTCTGATGTTGGAAAGAAAATGAAGGATGAGTTAGGAAATATTAATATAGGTGATTTAGAAATTCCCTTTTTATCAGCAGTTAATGTTGAATATATAAAAAAAGAGAAAGTAAAAGAAATTTTGACAAAACAGATAACTTCTCCTGTTTTATGGTTAGATTGTGTTAAAAAAATGATAAAAGATGGAGTAAATTACTTTATAGAAGTTGGACCAAAAAATATACTTTCAAGATTAATATATAGAATAAATCCTGAAGTGAAAACATTAAATGTGGAGGATATAAAAACTTTGGGAAGAACCATAGAAGAACTGAAATAA
- the fabG gene encoding 3-oxoacyl-[acyl-carrier-protein] reductase — MEKFIDLTNKVALVTGASRGIGREIALTLAKAGSNVVVNYSKSEKQAKELVDKLNSLGSKAIAIRADVHAEDQVIEMVNKIVLKFKTIDILVNNAGITKDSLIARMSISDWEDVLNVCLKGAFLCSKYVSRIMIRKRSGAIVNISSVAGVRGNPGQVNYSSAKAGLIGLTKSLARELAPRGVRVNAIAPGYIKTELTDRLSETVREKILKATPLGYLGETKDVANSVLFLVSDLARYITGHVLLVDGGMGI, encoded by the coding sequence ATGGAAAAATTTATAGATTTAACAAATAAGGTAGCCTTAGTTACTGGAGCATCAAGAGGAATAGGTAGGGAAATTGCATTAACCTTAGCAAAAGCTGGTTCGAATGTAGTAGTAAATTATAGTAAAAGTGAAAAACAAGCCAAAGAGTTGGTTGACAAGTTAAATTCTCTTGGCAGTAAAGCAATAGCAATAAGAGCTGATGTGCATGCTGAGGATCAAGTTATAGAAATGGTAAACAAAATAGTCTTGAAGTTTAAAACTATAGATATTTTGGTAAATAATGCAGGAATTACCAAGGATTCATTAATTGCAAGAATGAGTATTAGTGATTGGGAAGATGTGTTAAATGTGTGCCTTAAGGGAGCATTTCTATGCAGCAAATATGTTAGCAGAATAATGATTAGAAAAAGAAGTGGTGCTATTGTAAATATCTCTTCTGTTGCAGGAGTTAGAGGAAATCCTGGTCAGGTAAATTATTCATCTGCAAAAGCAGGTTTAATTGGACTTACTAAATCTCTTGCCAGGGAATTGGCTCCAAGGGGTGTAAGAGTAAATGCTATTGCTCCAGGATATATAAAAACTGAATTGACCGATAGACTTTCTGAAACAGTCAGAGAAAAAATCTTAAAAGCTACACCACTTGGTTATTTAGGGGAAACAAAAGATGTAGCTAACTCTGTTCTATTTTTAGTATCAGATTTAGCCAGATACATAACTGGTCATGTTTTATTAGTTGATGGGGGGATGGGAATATGA
- the fabF gene encoding beta-ketoacyl-ACP synthase II: MKNIDYEIDNKRRVVITGIGIISSVGIGKDNFWKSLISGKSGVGKITHFDPSNFTTQIAAEVNDFNPENWLNKKQIRRMDRFTQFAVSAAKMACDDANLVIDKDKDNFDIGASIASGIGGAETWEQQHKRLIEMGPDRVSPFFIPMLIINMASSQISLHFKIRGPIISATTACSASANSIGDAFEVIRRKKAKIMLAGGSEAAITPMAVAGFCNMRALSTRNDEPKKACRPFDIDRDGFVMGEGAGVLILEDLEHAVERKANIYAEVIGYGMTGDAYHITAMDMSGKSVAKAIEFSLLDAGININEVDYINAHGTSTKMNDVAETKAIKLALKENSKKVMVSSTKSMTGHCLGAAGAVEIAACALAIKNKIVPPTINLDNPDPECDLDYVPHFARKHDVKVALSNSMGFGGHNVAMTLKKI; encoded by the coding sequence ATGAAAAATATAGACTATGAAATAGATAACAAGAGAAGGGTTGTAATAACAGGAATTGGAATTATATCTTCGGTAGGAATAGGTAAAGATAATTTCTGGAAATCACTGATAAGTGGGAAATCTGGAGTTGGTAAAATAACACATTTTGATCCCAGTAATTTTACCACTCAGATTGCTGCAGAAGTAAATGATTTTAATCCAGAAAATTGGTTAAATAAAAAGCAGATTCGTAGAATGGATAGATTCACTCAGTTTGCAGTTTCAGCAGCAAAAATGGCTTGTGATGATGCAAATTTAGTGATTGATAAAGATAAGGATAATTTTGATATTGGGGCGTCAATAGCAAGTGGCATAGGTGGAGCTGAAACGTGGGAGCAACAACATAAAAGATTAATTGAAATGGGTCCAGATAGAGTAAGTCCATTTTTTATTCCTATGCTAATTATTAATATGGCATCATCTCAAATATCATTACATTTTAAAATTAGGGGACCTATTATTTCAGCAACAACAGCCTGCTCTGCCTCAGCTAATTCCATAGGAGATGCATTTGAGGTAATCAGAAGAAAAAAAGCAAAAATTATGTTAGCAGGAGGTTCAGAGGCTGCAATTACTCCAATGGCAGTTGCAGGTTTCTGTAATATGCGTGCTCTCTCTACAAGAAATGATGAACCTAAAAAAGCATGTAGACCTTTTGACATAGATAGAGATGGATTTGTGATGGGGGAGGGTGCGGGTGTTTTAATACTGGAGGATTTAGAGCACGCTGTTGAAAGGAAAGCAAATATATATGCTGAAGTAATTGGATATGGAATGACTGGAGATGCATATCATATTACTGCTATGGATATGAGTGGTAAAAGTGTTGCAAAGGCAATAGAATTTTCACTACTGGATGCTGGAATAAATATTAATGAAGTTGATTATATAAATGCTCATGGTACATCAACAAAAATGAATGATGTAGCAGAAACTAAAGCAATAAAATTAGCATTGAAGGAAAACAGCAAAAAGGTTATGGTAAGCTCTACTAAATCCATGACAGGTCATTGCCTTGGAGCAGCGGGTGCAGTTGAGATAGCGGCTTGTGCATTAGCTATAAAAAATAAAATAGTTCCTCCTACTATTAATCTTGATAATCCAGACCCAGAATGTGATTTAGATTATGTTCCACATTTTGCCAGGAAACATGATGTAAAAGTTGCACTTTCCAACTCTATGGGATTTGGTGGACATAATGTTGCCATGACATTAAAAAAAATATAG